In a genomic window of Nocardia fluminea:
- a CDS encoding ABC transporter permease: protein MTTPTKSKSYTFADTMTMLRRNMIHVKRYPSMTFSIIIMPIVLMLVFKYVFGGALEKSSGGSYIDYLAPGMMLLLPAYLTVSVAVSIATDASKGIVNRFRVMAISQSSVLTGHVLGALIQAMAGVVAMTAVAMLVGFRPNANVVEWVGAFGLLALVTFAFTWLAIALGLLSPTPESASNAPFPIVLLPFLGSGLVATDTMPVGMRQFAEYQPFTPITETLRGLLMGTEIGANGWVSLVWCAVIAGGGFLWSKSIFRKQAK from the coding sequence CCGACCAAGTCCAAGTCCTACACCTTCGCCGACACGATGACGATGCTGCGGCGCAACATGATTCACGTCAAGCGCTACCCCAGCATGACGTTCAGCATCATCATCATGCCGATCGTGCTGATGCTGGTGTTCAAGTACGTCTTCGGTGGGGCGCTCGAGAAGTCCTCGGGCGGCAGCTACATCGACTATCTGGCGCCGGGCATGATGCTGCTGTTGCCCGCCTACCTGACGGTGTCGGTCGCGGTCTCGATCGCCACCGACGCGAGCAAGGGCATCGTGAATCGCTTTCGGGTGATGGCCATCTCGCAGTCGTCGGTGCTCACCGGGCACGTTCTCGGCGCGCTCATCCAGGCGATGGCGGGCGTTGTCGCGATGACCGCTGTCGCGATGCTGGTCGGCTTCCGGCCGAACGCGAACGTGGTGGAGTGGGTCGGCGCGTTCGGTCTGCTCGCCCTGGTGACCTTCGCCTTCACGTGGCTCGCCATAGCGCTGGGTCTGCTCTCGCCCACTCCCGAAAGTGCCAGCAACGCACCGTTTCCCATCGTGCTGCTGCCTTTCCTCGGCAGCGGTCTCGTGGCCACCGACACGATGCCGGTCGGCATGCGGCAGTTCGCTGAGTACCAGCCGTTCACCCCGATCACCGAGACGCTGCGCGGACTCCTGATGGGTACCGAGATCGGTGCCAACGGCTGGGTCTCGCTGGTCTGGTGCGCGGTCATCGCGGGCGGCGGATTCCTGTGGTCGAAGTCGATCTTCCGCAAGCAGGCGAAGTAG